The following proteins are co-located in the Mus caroli chromosome 7, CAROLI_EIJ_v1.1, whole genome shotgun sequence genome:
- the Aqp11 gene encoding aquaporin-11 yields MSALLGLRPEVQDTCISLGLMLLFVLFVGLARVIARQQLHRPVVHAFVLEFLATFQLCCCTHELQVLSEQDSAHPTWTLTLIYFFSLVHGLTLVGTTSNPCGVMMQMILGGMSPEMGAMRLLAQLVSALCSRYCISALWSLSLTKYHYDERILACRNPIHTDMSKAIIIEAICSFIFHSALLHFQEVRTKLRIHLLAALITFLAYAGGSLTGALFNPALALSLHFPCFDELFSKFFVVYWLAPSVGVLMMILMFSFFLPWLHNNQMTNKKE; encoded by the exons ATGTCCGCGCTACTAGGGCTCCGGCCCGAGGTGCAGGACACCTGCATCTCGCTGGGGCTAATGCTGCTGTTCGTGCTGTTCGTGGGGCTGGCCCGCGTGATCGCCCGGCAACAGCTGCACAGGCCCGTGGTCCACGCCTTCGTCCTGGAGTTTCTAGCCACCTTCCAGCTCTGCTGCTGCACCCACGAGCTCCAAGTGCTGAGCGAGCAGGACTCTGCGCACCCCACCTGGACGCTGACACTGATCTACTTCTTTTCCTTGGTGCATGGCCTGACCCTGGTGGGCACAACTAGCAACCCGTGCGGCGTGATGATGCAGATGATTCTGGGGGGTATGTCCCCCGAGATGGGTGCCATGAGGTTGTTGGCTCAGCTGGTTAGCGCCCTGTGCAGCAGGTACTGTATAAGCGCCCTGTGGAGCCTGAGTCTGACCAAGTACCATTACGACGAGAGGATCTTAGCTTGCAGGAATCCCATCCACACCGACATGTCCAAAGCGATCATCATAGAGGCCATCTGCTCCTTTATTTTCCACAGCGCTCTACTGCACTTCCAGGAGGTCCGAACCAAGCTTCGCATCCACCTGCTGGCTGCACTCATCACCTTTTTGGCCTATGCAG GAGGGAGCCTCACAGGAGCTTTGTTTAACCCAGCGCTGGCACTCTCTCTGCACTTCCCGTGCTTTGACGAACTCTTCTCTAAGTTTTTTGTAGtatactggcttgctccttctgTAG GTGTGCTGATGATGATCCTTATGTTCAGTTTTTTCCTTCCATGGCTGCATAACAACCAAATGACCAATAAGAAAGAGTAA